The genomic window GGCACGTAGTTGGCCGGCGCTTCTTCTGCAGGTACCGTCACTCTCGCTTCGTCCCTGCTGAAAGAGGTTTACAACCCGAAGGCCGTCATCCCTCACGCGGCGTCGCTGCATCAGGCTTCCGCCCATTGTGCAATATTCCCCACTGCTGCCTCCCGTAGGAGTCTGGGCCGTGTCTCAGTCCCAGTGTGGCCGGTCGCCCTCTCAGGCCGGCTACCCGTCCTCGCCTTGGTAGGCCATTACCCCACCAACAAGCTGATAGGCCGCGAGTCCATCCCAGACCGAAAAACTTTCCACCAAATCCCATGCGGGACCAAGTAATATTCGGTATTAGCCCTCGTTTCCGGGGGTTATCCCAAAGTCTGGGGCAGGTTACTCACGTGTTACTCACCCGTTCGCCGCTCGAGTACCCCGAAGGGCCTTTCCGCTCGACTTGCATGTGTTAAGCACGCCGCCAGCGTTCGTCCTGAGCCAGGATCAAACTCTCCAACAAAATCTTTGGAAAAGCGTCTCGGCAACAAAATGTTGCCAAAGGAATCCCAAACCCACTCTAATCAAAGAGATAGGCCGGGGTATTGCCATAATTGGCACTGGCTTATCAAGCACCCTGTTGAGTTCTCAAAGAACAACCGCACACCATCTCCGCACCGCTTTCGCGGCCCGTTGCCCGGGGCACTCGCTCTACTTTACCCGCCGTTTCCGCCGTGTCAAATCCGTGTTTCGCAACCGAATTCCACACCACAAAAACAGCAGACACCCAAAACCAACACGACCCGAAGATCGCCTGACAAAGCTTAATGGGTTTCCCCCAGGACGGCCGCGCCGGGCCCTGGATCAGGTCCCGCTCGCTCGCCCGTCTCCCTGGCGGCTCGGTAAACATTACTCGCCCCGTCCAGCAACGCCAAATCGGGGTCCCGCGACGGCGATCACACGAATAAATCGTCCAATTTCCTCAGATTCCGTAAGTGCGGAGCCGGGGAGGGCAGAGAGGAGCCGGGGAGGGCAGTAGGTAGCGGCGAGAAGAGGGAAAGCAGGATCCAGCGACAGGCAAGGCGAAGGGAGCGGGCGGGGGCGAAAAGGATCAAGCGGCGGAGGCGGCTGGCGGGATTGCCGCGACGACCGGCGGAATCAGGCCTGTCGCAGGGCTGCGCGGGCGTGCGCCCAGGGCATATAACCGACGCATGCGCACTGATGAGCTCGCCGATCTGATCGCCGAGGTTCCCGGCACCGAGGTGACCGCGGTCCCGGGCATCGTCACGGTGCACGTGCCGGCGATCGGTGACACCGCCCGGCTGCTCTTCCGGGATGTGCTGGACGCCTATGAGGTCGCGGTGCCGACGGGTGCGCCGGCCGTCCAGGTGGATATCAAGCGCGGTCGCGAGTCCCTCCCTTTGATCATCACGGTGGATGACGTCGTCTTCTCCCCGGTCTACGCGGATTCGGTGGTGGATCCGGAAGACGAGTTGCTGGTGCCGGCCATGCCGGGAATGCTCGGCTATTCGGAGATGCACCGGGACGTACGCGCGCTGGGCAAGGCGATCGATGATCCCGCGGTGGAGTTGGACCCGGAGATACTGGCTGCCACGCTGCTGGCGCATCGTTGTTTCATCGCCGGGGCGGTGCGGGTCGGGTTGTGGCCGGTGCGGGTGGCGGCCTGGTGGGAGTACACGTCGGCACGGTCGGCCAAGCAGATCCGGATGGCGCGGTTCCGCCCCGACGAGGATTGGGACCGGCTGATGGCCGACGTGACGGAGGCCCGGCGGCAGACGGAACCCGCCGAGATCTGAGTTCAGCCGGGATCTGAGCGCACCGGCCCGGAGGCGCCCGTCGGATGCCGGGACACGACATCCTGAGTGCATGACGACAGAGCTGCGCCGGATCTTCGACACCGAGGCTGATCGGTACGACCGGGTCCGGCCCACGTACCCGCCGGAGATCTTCGAAGATCTCGCGGCCGCCGGTGCCCCGCCTCCGGCGAGTGTCCTGGAGATCGGCCCCGGCACCGGTAAGGCCACGGTGCCGTTGGCGGAGCGCGGTCACCGGGTCACGGCGGTCGAGTTGGGCCCGGCGCTGGCTGAGGTGGCCCGCCGTAATCTGGCGGCGTTTCCGCGCGTGTTGGTGGAGGTCTGCGCGTTCGAGGAGTGGCCGCTGCCGGTGGAGCCCTTCGACGTGGTGCTGGCGGCGACGGCGTTCCACTGGATCGACCCGCGGGTCCGGATCGAGAAGTCCGCGGACGCGCTGCGCCCCGGTGGTCTGCTGGCGACGGTGACGACGCATCACATCGCGGGCGGTACGGCCGGGTTCTTCGCGCGGGTGCAGGAGCACTACGAGCGGTGGGATCCGAAGACCGATCCGGATCAGCGGCTGCGCCCGGCTGCGGAGATCCCGGTCGACGACGCGGAGATCCTGGAGTCGGACCGCTTCCAGGCGCCGATCTTTCATCGGTACGAGTGGGACGCCACCTACTCCACCGGCGAGTACCTGGATCTGCTGCTGACCTACTCCCCCACCCGCTCGCTGTCACCGAGCCGGCGGGCGGCCCTGCTCGCGGCGATCGGACGGCAGATCGACGAGGACCACGGCGGCCGGATAGTCAAGCGTTACCTGTCTGAGCTACGGCTAGCCCGCCGCGGGTAGACCGCCGCGGGCCGGCCGGAGACAGGGGCGTCACTGCACCTGTGGGGTGTAGTGGGTGGCCTCGTCGCCTTCCAGGATCCAGCTCTTGGTGCCGTCGGTGCTGTAGGGGACGTCGCCGGCGACGGTCACCCGGTGCAGTTTGCGGGGCAGGTCGCCGTAGTCGTCGGCGGCGTAGTGCTGGGTGCTGCGGTTGTCCCAGACGACGATGTCGCCGACCTGCCACTTGTGGCGCAGCGTGTTCTCCGGCCGAGTCACGTAGTGCTGGAGCAGGCGCAGGAGGTCGCGGCCTTCGGTCTTGGACAGGCCGATGAGGCCGACGACGAAGTTGCCGATGAACAGGTTCGGCACGCCGGAGTCCGGGTTGACGCGGACCACCGGGTGGGCGGTGCGGTAGCGGGTCGAGGTGAAGACCTTCTGGTACGCCTCGACCTCGGCGGAGAGGAATTGGGGGTGCTCCGCGTAGTCGTACTCGTTGGAGTGCTCGGCGAACAGGCGGCCGGCCAGGATGCGCAGGTGGTCGGGCAGGTCGGAGTAGGCGGCGGTGTTGGAGAAGAGGGTGTCGCCACCGTAGGGCGGGATGACCAGGCTGCGCAGGGTGGTGGCTTTCGGCGGGGCGACCACGAAGGTGACGTCGGTGTGCCAGGCGTTGGCGCGGGCACCGGGGCCGGCGGCGACTTCGAGGACGTTGGCCTGGCCGTCGACGGACGGGACGGTCGGGTGGGCGAGCGTGAGGGTGCCGAAGATCGAGGCGAACCGCTGGTGCTGGTCGTCGTCGAGGTGCTGGCCCCGGAAGACGAGCACTTTGTGGGCGACCAGGGCGTCGTGGATCTCGCGGGCGCTGGTCTCGGTGATCTCCCGGGTCAGGTCGACTCCGGAGATCTCCGCTCCGATCCGGCCACCGATGCGGGTGATGTCGATGCTCATTACGGCTCCCTACGGTTGCTTCGCCTTGCCTGCAACGTAGGTCGCGCGCGTTACACCGTCACCCATTTCCCATAGAGTGAGGGGGAAATAACCACTGATGAGGGGCCCGTGCCCCTCATCAGTGGTTCAGAACGTCACTCGTCGTCGCCCTCGAAGGCGTCACCGATCTCGTCGAAGACCTCGCCGGCCACGTAACCGGCGGCCAGACCACCGGCGACGCCCATAGCCATGCCGCCCATGCCGGAGCCGTGGTGGCCGCCGCGACGGTAGTGGCCGTGGTGCCCGGGCTGGCCGTAACCGGGCTGCTGGTGCCCATAACCCGGCTGACCGTACGGCTGGCCGTAGCCCTGCTGGGGGTGGCTGTAACCCGGCTGCGGGTGACCGAAGCCGGGCGCCGACTTGCGCCGGTCGACCGCCTGGCGCACCCAGCCGTCGACGACCTGACGCCAGTCGGTGGTGTCCGCGTCGGCGTGCGACACCGTGTACCGCCCGTAGGTGTCGTGGCCCTGGGTGAACAGGCCGCCCCGCTTGTCGAATTCGAGCACGACCTCGACCTGGTGCGGGCTGGTCACGAAGGTCAGCTCGACCTCGTTGATGCCGGCGGACGAGAACTGCTGGGGCGGGAAATACTCGATCTCCTGGTAGAACGGGAGGGTCTGGTGGACGCCGTAGATCTGCCCGTACTCCAGGTCGGCGGACTTGAAGTGGAAACCGAGCTGCGCGAACGCGTCGAGGATGCGCTGCTGGATGGGCAGCGGGTGCACGTGGACCGGGTCCAGGTCGCCCTTGTCGATGGCCCGGGCGATCGCGACCTCGGTGCGGACGCCCATCACCATGCCACGGAGGTTCTGCCCGTACACCGCGGTGATCGGGGTCTCCCAGGGCATGTCGATGCGGAACGGCAGGGCGAGACGCTGGCCCTGGGCCAGGCGCATCGGGCCGGTGACCGGGATCCGGAGGAAGTCGCTGACGGCCGAGTAGTCACCGCCGCCGCCCTCCACCTCCATCCGGGTGACGAGGCCGAGGGTGATGTGCTCGATGTCGGCGTCCTGGGTGCCGCCGATCAGGTTGACGTTGCCGGTCAGTTGAGCGCCCGGGTAGGTGCTGGGGTTGGACAGCACAGTGTCCACACTCAGCCCGCCGACTCCGAGGGCGCCGAGCAACTTCTTGAAGACCACGTTGTTCTCCCGCTACAAACTCAATGTGCCTTGGAAAACTAGCAACGACCGCTGAGGGAACGCTGAGAAATCGCAGGTACCACACGATCTCGCCCCATGAGATTACGACGATCGTGCAAGGTCACGGCTTGCGGCCGACCGCCCCGTACATCGAGACCTCGGCGGGGGCCGGGCGGGTCTGCTGCTCGGGGCGCCACTCGCTCATCGCCACCACGCCGGGATCAATCAGGTCCAGGCCGTCGAAGAAGCCGCTGAAGACCGCGTGGTCGCGGGGCCAGGCGTCGACGGCGCCGGAGGCGAGCATCGCGTCGTAGCGGGCGCCGACCTCGGGTGGGACGAAGTCCTTGGTCGAGTTGGTGGCGACCAGGTAGCTGCCGGGGGCGGCCGCGTCGAGCAGCTCGCGGACCACCTCACGGGCCTTGCCGTCGTCCGGGATGAAGTGCAGGACCGAGATCAGCAGGATGCCGACCGGGCGGGACAGGTCGACGGTCTCCTTGAGGTCGGCCGAGCCGAGGATGTCGCCGGGATCGTTGAGGTCGCCGTCGACGTAGGTGGTGACGCCGCCGATCATCAGGGCCCGGGCGTGGGCGAGGACCATCGGGTCGTTGTCGACGTAGGCGACCTTGCACTCGGCGGCGATCCGCTGGGCCACCTCGTGGGTGTTGTCCGGGGCGGGCAGGCCGGTGCCGATGTCGATGAACTGCCGGATGCCGGCCTCGGCCAGGTGCCGAACCGCCCGGTTGTGGAAGGCCCGGCCCTGACGGGCGGTGGTGCGGACCGCCGGATAGGCGGCGGCGATCATCTCACCGGAGTCACGGTCGACCTGGAAATGGTCTTTGCCGCCGAGCCAGTAGTTCCACCGGCGGGCCGGTGACACGGTCTTGGTGTCCACCTTGGGCGGGGTGTCCTCGCTGGTCACGGCGGTTGTCCTCCGGTTCCGGGAGCGCTGTCGGGCCGGACCC from Actinoplanes derwentensis includes these protein-coding regions:
- a CDS encoding sporulation protein, with the protein product MVFKKLLGALGVGGLSVDTVLSNPSTYPGAQLTGNVNLIGGTQDADIEHITLGLVTRMEVEGGGGDYSAVSDFLRIPVTGPMRLAQGQRLALPFRIDMPWETPITAVYGQNLRGMVMGVRTEVAIARAIDKGDLDPVHVHPLPIQQRILDAFAQLGFHFKSADLEYGQIYGVHQTLPFYQEIEYFPPQQFSSAGINEVELTFVTSPHQVEVVLEFDKRGGLFTQGHDTYGRYTVSHADADTTDWRQVVDGWVRQAVDRRKSAPGFGHPQPGYSHPQQGYGQPYGQPGYGHQQPGYGQPGHHGHYRRGGHHGSGMGGMAMGVAGGLAAGYVAGEVFDEIGDAFEGDDE
- a CDS encoding TauD/TfdA dioxygenase family protein, translating into MSIDITRIGGRIGAEISGVDLTREITETSAREIHDALVAHKVLVFRGQHLDDDQHQRFASIFGTLTLAHPTVPSVDGQANVLEVAAGPGARANAWHTDVTFVVAPPKATTLRSLVIPPYGGDTLFSNTAAYSDLPDHLRILAGRLFAEHSNEYDYAEHPQFLSAEVEAYQKVFTSTRYRTAHPVVRVNPDSGVPNLFIGNFVVGLIGLSKTEGRDLLRLLQHYVTRPENTLRHKWQVGDIVVWDNRSTQHYAADDYGDLPRKLHRVTVAGDVPYSTDGTKSWILEGDEATHYTPQVQ
- a CDS encoding SAM-dependent methyltransferase, with the translated sequence MTSEDTPPKVDTKTVSPARRWNYWLGGKDHFQVDRDSGEMIAAAYPAVRTTARQGRAFHNRAVRHLAEAGIRQFIDIGTGLPAPDNTHEVAQRIAAECKVAYVDNDPMVLAHARALMIGGVTTYVDGDLNDPGDILGSADLKETVDLSRPVGILLISVLHFIPDDGKAREVVRELLDAAAPGSYLVATNSTKDFVPPEVGARYDAMLASGAVDAWPRDHAVFSGFFDGLDLIDPGVVAMSEWRPEQQTRPAPAEVSMYGAVGRKP
- a CDS encoding class I SAM-dependent methyltransferase, with the protein product MTTELRRIFDTEADRYDRVRPTYPPEIFEDLAAAGAPPPASVLEIGPGTGKATVPLAERGHRVTAVELGPALAEVARRNLAAFPRVLVEVCAFEEWPLPVEPFDVVLAATAFHWIDPRVRIEKSADALRPGGLLATVTTHHIAGGTAGFFARVQEHYERWDPKTDPDQRLRPAAEIPVDDAEILESDRFQAPIFHRYEWDATYSTGEYLDLLLTYSPTRSLSPSRRAALLAAIGRQIDEDHGGRIVKRYLSELRLARRG